In a single window of the Papaver somniferum cultivar HN1 chromosome 8, ASM357369v1, whole genome shotgun sequence genome:
- the LOC113303639 gene encoding succinate dehydrogenase assembly factor 2, mitochondrial-like: MAPMRRALLATLKQTLSTTVVPNKTRITTSTRALLMDTPIQSQSCFRSQLGSVYSFSMNLQSFGGVFDLSNEESKRRAINRLLYRSKQRGFLELDLVLGKWVEENISTMDESGIKSLVHVLDVENPDLWKWLTSQEQPPEALNNNPVFSALREKVMGNLENHASPDTRAKPGQPWVRGWDDLKRGRDSPISGNQ; the protein is encoded by the exons ATGGCGCCGATGAGAAGAGCTCTGCTTGCTACTCTCAAACAGACTCTTAGTACAACGGTAGTGCCGAATAAGACGAGGATAACGACCTCCACAAGGGCTTTGCTGATGGACACCCCTATTCAATCacaatcttgtttcag GTCTCAGCTTGGTTCAGTTTATAGTTTCTCTATGAATCTTCAGTCCTTTGGTGGCGTGTTTGATCTTTCCAATGAAGAAAGCAAAAGGCGCGCTATTAATAG ATTGTTGTACCGAAGCAAGCAAAGGGGTTTCTTAGAATTGGACTTGGTATTAGGGAAGTGGGTCGAGGAAAATATCTCTACAATGGATGAATCTGGCATAAAATCGCTTGTTCATGTTCTCGACGTG GAGAACCCAGACCTGTGGAAATGGCTCACTAGCCAGGAACAACCACCCGAGGCTTTGAATAATAACCCA gtattttctgCTCTTCGTGAGAAGGTCATGGGCAACCTGGAAAATCATGCTTCCCCTGACACACGAGCAAAACCTGGGCAGCCATGGGTAAGAGGATGGGATGATTTGAAAAGAGGACGAGACAGCCCCATATCTGGGAATCAGTAA
- the LOC113303640 gene encoding cell wall / vacuolar inhibitor of fructosidase 2-like: MGSLSFLHLLVLLLLSQNFSSAPYRHQQFATGDSASIRNICKTTNYNKLCVSSLKSNSSSLTADVRGLAVIMIGIGMSNATRTSTYLSSQMLSNTNDVVMKKVLKECADQYTYANDALQSSLQDLSNMSFDYAFVDVTAAKDYPNSCHNAYRRFPGLAYPPEMARREEYLVQICDIALGMIGKLLD, translated from the coding sequence ATGGGTTCACttagttttcttcatcttcttgttcttcttctactttCCCAAAATTTCTCTTCTGCACCTTATCGCCATCAACAGTTTGCAACTGGAGATTCAGCTTCCATCCGTAATATTTGCAAAACCACAAACTACAACAAACTATGCGTCTCTTCTCTCAAATCAAATTCCTCAAGTTTGACAGCTGATGTTAGAGGTCTTGCTGTTATTATGATTGGTATCGGAATGAGTAATGCAACTCGAACATCTACCTATTTGTCCTCTCAGATGCTTAGTAATACTAATGATGTTGTGATGAAGAAAGTTCTCAAGGAATGTGCTGATCAGTACACGTACGCGAATGATGCTTTACAGTCATCTCTCCAGGATTTGTctaacatgtcatttgattatgCTTTTGTTGATGTTACTGCGGCCAAAGATTATCCAAATAGCTGTCATAATGCGTATCGACGGTTTCCAGGGTTAGCGTATCCGCCTGAGATGGCACGCAGGGAAGAGTATTTGGTGCAAATATGTGATATAGCTCTTGGAATGATAGGCAAACTTCTTGATTAG
- the LOC113303638 gene encoding putative disease resistance protein RGA3, which translates to MEEILVSGATEILKKLVGVVSEDIALACWDVKNDLKKLQSTSEMILPVIADAEKRQEKEELVRLWLRRLKDITYDADDVIDEFSYEDMRRCYKKNSSKHKVFHLASSSKPPFAFRLKMAKKIKAINKRLEKITQDMDRFQLEFTTPVPDSESADQLDRQVTSHVNESEIVGRKNDESQIIKLLTTNTTAAAASSVYPEKVTVISIVGMGGLGKTTLAQLVYKDELVKKVFDLTMWVHVSETFDIEILLVNIMESITQAKFHKPSNFRVLENMVREKLKGKKYLLVLDDLWNDDAEQWESLKSVLHVGAPGSKILITTRNYQVASIVSGSIPPYNLSQLEDGACWSIIKQKAFAPGGAFDAPKMSDIGKEIAKKCCGLPLAAKFLGSLMHLKNKESDWISIRDDDMWNTPERKRKLISILRLSYNNLPSHLKQCFSYCSIFPRHWEISKETLVHLWMAEGFLKQSNTKTKRSVEDFGRDYFESLAWSSFFHDFKKNDLGDIETCKMHDLVHDLAKDVLGVNELVSLKVSKFKDISEVRRLQLQWDEDISSTSLKCLSNAKKLRTIFISEGASLDPSIFSRNDHLRILHVGFSPNFPKWRSLSSALRHLRYLRLTSLDLREAVNDQSVSKLYNLETLILTNIYSVQNVLTNIHSLQKLRYLELSSTDMEELPDSITRLSNLHTLDLNNCELKLIPDSISSLKNLRFLNLSVNPFEELPLSVLTLSNLQTLDVNTCRNLRALPEYVAGLANLEIFHFKNCPLLKTLPEDFGALSQLRSLDLEGTGIKVLPESCASLNNIVFVHLFECEPPKHIKNWTKLRKIHFYGRGSTMSGVGKLAFLQELKYSVPKQLASEPECSVGVQELRNLNFLEALGIVNLQNVKNPVDAENANLKGKQNLLGLVLDWDNIEEELGIRWWDQKSCNFQVFEALQPPTGLKRLQILNFMGCDLPAWMCIPHGLPELEYLDLIDCRRIKQLPTSIGQLPSLKRLELTGMSLQSLDIGGFPSLFELDLTDMFLLEEFPYSYPCLQGLRISGCKKLTEMPSFPALMKLVLEKIDHKLVCSVGRSQTSLTKLFLGDIEELTFFSISILQNNCNLQLLLIEGCNQFKGFGVNKLYSSSLQHLEFNNCPVLEVLPDLRGLTSLQKLYFIDCPVLEVLPDLRGCTSLQQLLIFNCPNVKESLSHGLKSLSFLKELYVDFIQRDEQRGDPTVYTDLINLLP; encoded by the coding sequence ATGGAAGAGATTCTTGTGAGCGGTGCAACCGAAATCCTTAAAAAACTGGTGGGTGTTGTTTCCGAAGACATTGCTTTAGCTTGTTGGGATGTCAAAAATGACTTGAAGAAGCTTCAAAGTACCTCGGAAATGATTCTTCCGGTGATTGCAGACGCGGAGAAGAGGCAAGAAAAGGAAGAACTTGTAAGACTTTGGTTGAGAAGGCTCAAGGATATTACATATGATGCCGATGACGTGATTGATGAGTTCTCTTACGAGGACATGCGTCGCTGTTATAAAAAGAATAGCTCAAAGCATAAGGTATTCCATCTCGCTTCTTCTTCAAAGCCGCCATTTGCATTTCGTCTGAAAATGGCTAAAAAAATTAAAGCTATTAATAAAAGATTAGAAAAAATTACCCAAGATATGGATAGATTTCAGTTGGAATTTACTACGCCTGTTCCAGATAGTGAGAGTGCTGATCAACTGGACAGACAAGTCACGTCCCACGTTAACGAGTCAGAAATTGTAGGCAGAAAGAACGATGAATCCCAAATAATAAAACTTCTAACAACCAAtaccacagcagcagcagcatcttcTGTATATCCTGAAAAGGTGACCGTGATATCCATAGTAGGTATGGGGGGGCTGGGGAAGACGACACTTGCACAGCTCGTTTACAAAGACGAGTTGGTAAAGAAAGTGTTTGATCTAACCATGTGGGTTCATGTCTCGGAAACTTTTGATATCGAAATCCTCTTGGTAAACATTATGGAGTCCATTACTCAAGCTAAGTTCCACAAGCCTTCAAATTTTCGTGTACTAGAGAATATGGTTCGAGAAAAATTAAAAGGGAAGAAATATTTGTTAGTACTAGACGATTTATGGAATGATGATGCAGAGCAATGGGAGAGCCTCAAGTCTGTGTTGCACGTTGGTGCTCCGGGGAGTAAAATACTAATCACTACGCGTAATTACCAAGTTGCTTCTATTGTTTCAGGGAGTATTCCTCCGTATAATTTGAGTCAGTTAGAAGATGGTGCATGTTGGTCTATTATTAAGCAGAAAGCCTTTGCTCCCGGTGGAGCATTTGATGCTCCAAAAATGTCAGATATCGGAAAAGAAATTGCAAAAAAATGTTGCGGTTTACCACTTGCAGCAAAGTTTCTTGGAAGTCTAATGCACTTAAAAAACAAAGAAAGTGATTGGATTTCAATTAGGGATGATGATATGTGGAATActccagaaagaaaaagaaaactcattTCAATATTGAGATTGAGTTACAATAACTTGCCATCTCATTTGAAACAATGTTTTTCATACTGCTCAATCTTTCCCAGGCATTGGGAGATTAGTAAAGAAACTTTGGTTCATCTTTGGATGGCAGAAGGATTTCTCAAACAATCTAATACAAAAACCAAAAGATCAGTCGAAGACTTTGGACGTGATTATTTCGAAAGTCTGGCGTGGAGCTCATTTTTCCATGATTTCAAGAAGAACGACTTAGGCGACATTGAGACGTGCAAGATGCATGATCTTGTGCATGATCTTGCTAAAGATGTTCTTGGGGTAAACGAATTGGTGTCCCTTAAAGTTAGCAAGTTCAAAGATATTTCTGAAGTTCGCCGGTTACAATTACAATGGGATGAAGATATATCATCAACATCTCTGAAATGCTTGAGTAATGCGAAGAAGTTGCGGACAATTTTTATCTCTGAAGGTGCAAGCCTGGATCCTTCTATATTCTCAAGAAATGATCACTTACGCATCCTGCATGTGGGTTTTTCACCAAATTTTCCAAAATGGCGTTCTTTGAGTTCCGCGCTGCGACATTTAAGGTACCTCCGTCTTACCTCTCTTGATCTTAGGGAAGCAGTGAATGATCAGTCCGTCAGTAAACTTTACAATTTGGAGACACTGATATTGACCAACATCTATAGTGTTCAAAATGTTCTTACAAACATCCACTCTTTACAAAAATTAAGATATCTTGAACTCTCATCAACGGACATGGAAGAGCTGCCTGATTCTATCACCAGGCTCTCTAATTTGCATACATTGGATCTCAATAATTGCGAACTAAAACTCATTCCTGATTCTATCTCCAGTTTGAAAAATCTAAGATTTCTAAATCTGTCAGTCAACCCCTTTGAAGAGTTGCCTCTTTCTGTCCTCACCCTCTCCAATTTGCAAACATTAGACGTCAACACCTGCAGAAATTTAAGAGCCTTACCAGAATATGTGGCAGGTCTTGCTAATTTGGAGATATTTCATTTCAAAAACTGCCCATTACTCAAAACATTACCAGAGGATTTTGGAGCTTTAAGTCAGTTAAGGTCCCTGGACCTAGAAGGTACTGGGATCAAAGTGTTGCCTGAGTCTTGTGCCAGCCTAAACAATATTGTGTTTGTGCATCTATTCGAGTGTGAGCCTCCTAAACATATAAAAAACTGGACAAAACTTAGAAAGATTCACTTTTACGGGAGAGGATCAACAATGTCGGGTGTAGGGAAACTAGCTTTCCTTCAAGAACTGAAGTACTCAGTGCCAAAACAACTAGCAAGTGAACCTGAATGTAGCGTTGGTGTTCAAGAGTTAAGAAACCTGAACTTTCTTGAGGCGTTAGGCATTGTGAATCTTCAGAACGTGAAAAACCCAGTAGATGCTGAGAATGCAAACTTGAAGGGAAAACAAAATCTTCTTGGATTGGTACTTGATTGGGATAATATAGAAGAAGAGTTGGGCATCCGGTGGTGGGATCAGAAATCCTGTAATTTTCAAGTATTTGAAGCTCTCCAACCTCCCACCGGTTTGAAAAGGTTGCAGATTCTTAACTTCATGGGGTGTGACCTTCCCGCGTGGATGTGCATTCCACATGGTCTTCCAGAACTGGAATATTTGGATCTTATAGATTGCAGAAGAATTAAACAACTGCCAACGTCTATTGGGCAGCTCCCAAGCCTTAAGCGTCTTGAACTTACAGGAATGTCTTTACAGAGTTTAGATATCGGCGGGTTTCCTTCTTTATTTGAGCTCGATCTTACTGACATGTTTCTTCTAGAAGAATTTCCTTACTCGTATCCTTGTCTTCAGGGTCTGAGGATTAGTGGGTGCAAGAAATTAACAGAAATGCCTTCATTTCCTGCGCTGATGAAACTGGTATTAGAGAAGATCGATCACAAGTTGGTATGCTCAGTTGGAAGAAGCCAGACATCTCTGACAAAGCTGTTTTTGGGTGATATTGAGGAGCTTACATTCTTTTCAATAAGCATACTCCAAAACAATTGCAATCTTCAACTTCTGTTAATTGAAGGGTGTAATCAGTTTAAAGGCTTTGGTGTAAATAAACTGTACAGCAGCTCTCTTCAGCATTTGGAATTCAATAATTGCCCGGTCCTTGAGGTTCTTCCTGATTTACGAGGATTGACTTCTCTTCAGAAATTGTATTTCATTGATTGCCCAGTTCTTGAGGTTCTTCCAGATTTACGAGGATGCACTTCTCTTCAACAATTACTCATCTTCAATTGCCCAAATGTGAAAGAGTCTTTGAGTCATGGTCTCAAATCCCTCTCATTTCTTAAGGAATTGTATGTTGATTTTATTCAAAGAGACGAGCAGCGAGGAGATCCAACTGTTTACACAGACTTGATTAATTTGCTGCCGTAA